One Solanum pennellii chromosome 9, SPENNV200 DNA segment encodes these proteins:
- the LOC107030903 gene encoding putative E3 ubiquitin-protein ligase RF298, whose amino-acid sequence MIDDNINDDVNEKSLVVLDKEKGSMNKRKSVSELPLETLTNSPVSCLTQFHKYKLLDEAPKRDTIVEINPLKGRCPQSDAKQKGEMPPDTDWENMITTQLLELLTQNLSTIFQIAVKRIVKCGYSEEIAEWVIMRSGFYHGSKDTVSNVVDGALAVLSRENVFGISKSIVFEDLPSLVNYTLLKMVCVLREIKTYFPVVEALWWLLIFDLNPMHALTMKGNHLVELRSQESLGDSSFRLNLPRSKTEASDNTQSNSDKQQFSPNSQTWQSKFPIASETLQEPESKNSNVCQAEKGKGSFIPCSEAKSKGPVLEDKSGTGKNSLNSKKDLCRRNTFQFEKNFRSRTSKNIKVNMNAWESLVLDKNVNLSFTGATKKNSRSKATTCFKNNHPLEKASYDSPCHSSSITPTSDTSKLQPMQANVNDKDLDSLAVEPKSSKKVLDNTTISSTLLDYYVGIPYDESLGKYVPQNERDEIILLRTSHLKSLEKELQGWSDWANEKVMQATWRLAQDQAELKMLRQEKEDAEKVHQEKEMLEKGTMARIMEMEQAQVNTKSMSETLNSLLKTLEMDNVGLKKDIEVLMLSTSENAMNQNNALAKEQEAIKKCQVADMEKHSFEKDLSTFKQEKASLLQQQEKTNKVVDQFKVLLKQEERVKQRLLQQADSLKAEKEQLRIHGKVQRDNFRERVKINMQKYKQDIQKCESEISQLRFQSERSKIEALKRGIPQMTKGLAAFAESSCSNVLNVERECVMCMNEQITLVFLPCAHQVLCEDCNVFHQKKGMDKCPSCRTPIKERISVRFPDSE is encoded by the exons ATGATTGATGATAACATCAATGATGATGTCAATGAAAAGTCGTTGGTGGTTTTAGACAAGGAAAAAGGAAGCATGAACAAGAGGAAGTCCGTATCTGAGCTTCCTCTAGAAACTCTTACTAATTCACCAGTGTCATGTCTAACgcaatttcataaatataaactATTAGATGAAGCACCGAAAAGAGACACTATTGTTGAGATTAACCCATTGAAGGGCAGGTGTCCTCAGTCTGATGCAAAACAAAAAGGGGAGATGCCACCAGATACAGATTGGGAGAATATGATAACTACTCAACTTCTGGAGCTTTTAACCCAAAATTTGTCCACAATTTTCCAGATTGCAGTCAAGAGGATTGTCAAATGTGGATATAGTGAAGAAATTGCTGAATGGGTTATCATGCGGAGTGGTTTTTATCATGGAAGCAAAGACacagtctcaaatgttgttgaTGGGGCCTTGGCTGTATTGAGTAGGGAAAATGTTTTCGGTATTAGTAAATCTATTGTATTTGAAGATTTACCGAGTTTGGTCAATTACACATTGCTAAAGATGGTATGTGTGCTGAGGGAGATTAAGACATATTTTCCAGTTGTGGAAGCATTGTGGTGGCTGTTAATATTCGACTTGAATCCGATGCATGCACTTACAATGAAAGGTAATCATCTGGTTGAGTTACGCAGTCAAGAAAGTCTAGGTGATAGCTCTTTTAGATTGAATCTTCCCCGATCAAAGACAGAGGCTTCCGATAATACTCAATCAAACTCGGATAAACAGCAGTTTTCCCCAAATTCTCAAACCTGGCAATCCAAATTTCCTATTGCTAGTGAAACCCTTCAAGAACCTGAATCTAAAAATTCAAATGTTTGTCAAGCAGAGAAAGGAAAAGGAAGTTTCATACCTTGTTCAGAGGCTAAATCTAAAGGACCAGTTTTAGAAGACAAATCAGGAACTGGTAAAAACTCCTTAAATTCCAAGAAGGATTTGTGTAGGAGAAATACATTTCAGTTTGAGAAGAACTTTAGAAGTCGTACGAGCAAGAATATTAAGGTAAACATGAATGCCTGGGAAAGTTTAGTTTTGGACAAGAATGTGAACTTATCATTTACTGGAGCAACAAAAAAGAATTCACGCTCCAAAGCAACAACTTGCTTTAAAAACAATCACCCTTTAGAAAAAGCAAGTTATGATAGTCCATGCCATTCTTCATCCATTACACCTACAAGTGACACCTCCAAACTACAACCTATGCAAGCTAATGTAAATGATAAGGATCTGGATTCATTAGCCGTGGAGCCCAAGTCTAGCAAAAAGGTCCTAGACAACACAACTATTTCTTCTACGCTTCTAGATTATTATGTTGGTATCCCTTATGATGAGTCTCTGGGGAAATATGTCCCTCAAAATGAGAGagatgaaattatattattgcGAACTTCCCATTTGAAATCACTAGAGAAAGAGCTCCAAGGGTGGTCTGATTGGGCAAATGAGAAGGTAATGCAGGCTACCTGGAGGCTTGCCCAGGACCAGGCTGAGCTTAAAATGTTGAggcaagaaaaagaagatgcTGAAAAAGTTCACCAGGAAAAGGAAATGTTGGAGAAAGGCACCATGGCGAGGATTATGGAGATGGAGCAAGCACAGGTAAATACTAAGTCCATGAGTGAGACACTTAATTCTCTTCTTAAAACTTTGGAGATGGATAATGTTGGACTAAAAAAGGATATAGAGGTTTTAATGCTCTCCACTAGTGAGAATGCGATGAACCAGAACAATGCGTTAGCAAAGGAGCAGGAGGCAATAAAGAAGTGTCAAGTAGCGGACATGGAGAAACACTCATTTGAGAAGGATTTATCTACTTTCAAGCAGGAAAAAGCTTCTTTACTACAACAGCAAGAGAAAACCAACAAGGTTGTGGACCAGTTTAAG GTCCTATTGAAGCAGGAGGAACGGGTGAAACAAAGGCTTCTACAACAAGCTGATTCCCTAAAAGCTGAAAAAGAACAACTCCGTATTCACGGAAAAGTGCAGCGAGATAATTTTAGAGAAAGGGTAAAGATAAACATGCAAAAGTATAAACAAGATATCCAAAAGTGTGAGAGTGAAATCTCTCAGTTGAGATTCCAATCTGAAAGATCAAAAATAGAGGCACTTAAACGAGGGATTCCACAGATGACAAAGGGTTTAGCAGCTTTTGCAGAAAGTTCTTGCTCTAATGTTCTAAATGTAGAGAGGGAATGTGTTATGTGTATGAATGAGCAGATAACACTTGTTTTTCTCCCTTGTGCACATCAAGTCCTTTGTGAAGATTGCAATGTGTTTCACCAAAAGAAAGGAATGGACAAATGCCCTTCCTGTAGGACACCAATTAAGGAGAGAATTAGTGTCCGCTTTCCAGATTCAGAATAG